A single Phoenix dactylifera cultivar Barhee BC4 chromosome 1, palm_55x_up_171113_PBpolish2nd_filt_p, whole genome shotgun sequence DNA region contains:
- the LOC103704321 gene encoding mitochondrial import inner membrane translocase subunit TIM44-2 produces the protein MATSALFRAMRRPSSQSALRYVANIHCRLAMENRNLRARQFSVFNEFSKQLKGEAKSNPEFQQSVKELNEKIGVVKEDLKVRTKKTSDKLYKSVDDVWVEAEATSKKVSASVKEKLSAAKEEVKETFGLGKQEPSESTCNSTNTSAASDGSSTTLGEEKFQNFGADNCKESSGQADTLYSRFRSTLSSASPRVSVAFEKLKEAKISNLAKKGYDIVKDELSSNQTRKKRMQYASASATSGPRSTRTDIVVVPSKKSLLGEKWEAFKKKMQNHPTFKRVSGFSRPVVDMGNELAEDVRERWETSDNPVVHKIQDLNETVFGENAAALCFKEIRRRDPSFSLPDFVAEVQEMIRPVLVAYFKADVETLKKYCSREVIERCKGEHMAYESQGMFFDNKILHISEVDVRETKMMGSTPIIIIAFQTQQIYCVRDRQGSITAGGKDTIHTVYYAWAMQQMDVEELGEGAYYPVWKLREMQQLGVQSLI, from the exons ATGGCGACCTCCGCGCTTTTCAGAGCCATGAGGCGGCCTTCCTCGCAGTCTGCTCTTAGATAT GTAGCAAATATACATTGCCGATTGGCCATGGAAAACAGAAATTTAAGGGCTCGTCAATTTAGTGTCTTCAATGAGTTCTCAAAGCAATTGAAAGGAGAAGCTAAAAG CAATCCAGAATTCCAACAATCCGTAAAGGAGCTAAATGAGAAAATAGGGGTGGTGAAGGAAGATTTGAAAGTAAG AACAAAGAAGACCTCAGATAAGTTATATAAGAGCGTGGATGATGTTTGGGTGGAAGCTGAAGCAACATCAAAGAAG gtTTCTGCAAGTGTGAAAGAGAAGTTGTCAGCTGCTAAAGAAGAG GTCAAAGAGACCTTTGGGCTGGGAAAACAAGAACCTTCAGAATCTACATGCAATTCAACAAACACTTCAGCAGCAAGTGATGGAAGCAGTACCACACTTGGAGAGgagaaatttcaaaattttgggGCTGACAATTGTAAAGAATCATCTGGACAAGCTGACACACTATACAGCAGGTTCAGGTCAACACTTTCATCTGCCTCCCCAAGAGTTTCTGTAGCATTTGAGAAATTGAAGGAAGCAAAAATCTCAAACTTAGCAAAGAAGGGATATGATATAGTAAAAGATGAGCTAAGTTCTAACCAGACCAGGAAGAAGCGAATGCAGTATGCATCTGCTTCCGCTACTTCTGGACCAAGAAGTACAAGAACTGATATTGTTGTTGTGCCATCTAAAAAATCACTCTTGGGTGAGAAGTGGGAAGCATTCAAGAAGAAG ATGCAAAATCATCCTACTTTTAAGCGTGTGAGTGGCTTCAGCCGACCTGTTGTAGATATGGGTAATGAG CTTGCAGAGGACGTGCGAGAGCGATGGGAGACGAGTGATAATCCTGTTGTCCACAAGATTCAGGA CTTGAATGAAACTGTTTTTGGAGAAAATGCGGCTGCCTTATGTTTCAAGGAAATTCGACGTCGAGACCC ATCTTTTTCTCTGCCAGATTTTGTAGCCGAAGTTCAGGAAATGATCAGACCTGTTTTGGTCGCATACTTCAAA GCTGATGTGGAAACTTTGAAAAAGTATTGTAGCCGTGAAGTGATTGAACGATGTAAAGGAGAGCACATGGCTTATGAGAGCCAGGGCATGTTTTTTGATAACAAG ATTCTACATATTTCTGAGGTTGATGTTAGAGAAACCAAAATGATGGGGTCTACTCCCATTATAATCATAGCT TTTCAAACGCAGCAGATCTACTGTGTGCGTGATAGACAGGGATCAATAACTGCTGGAGGAAAG
- the LOC103704398 gene encoding 36.4 kDa proline-rich protein-like, translating into MARLKLRLTVATLFLLLIELSSLLPSSLACPYCKFPPKHPPKVKPSPHPHPHPKPKPHLKPPPVVQPPLPPIVGPKPPPHVIPPMPPIVKPPPYIKPPPVVRPPLPPIVKRPPHAKPPHVKPPHLKPPHVKPPMPPIVKPPPVVKPPPVVLPPVVKPPPVVKPPPVVKPPPMVKPPPVVKPPPVVKPPPVVKPPPVVLPPVVKPPPMVKPPPVVKPPPVVKPPPVVKPPPVVKPPPVVKPPPVVKPPPVVKPPPVVMPPVVKPPPVVKPPPVVTPPVPPVVKPPPVVTPPVPPVVTPPPVVSRPPKGKVPCPPPPPSPTPPATKTCPVDTLKLGACVDLLGGLVHVGIGKKAKATCCPLLEGLADLDAALCLCTTIRAKLLNINIVLPIALELMIGCGKHPPSGYQCPAPA; encoded by the coding sequence ATGGCGAGGCTCAAGCTCAGGCTCACTGtagccaccctcttcctccttctcatagagctctcctccctccttccctcctccctCGCCTGCCCCTACTGCAAGTTCCCACCCAAGCACCCCCCTAAGGTCAAGCcctccccccacccccacccgcACCCCAAACCCAAACCCCATCTCAAACCCCCGCCGGTAGTCCAGCCTCCACTGCCACCCATCGTAGGACCCAAACCTCCACCCCATGTCatacctccaatgcctccaatCGTGAAGCCTCCTCCCTACATCAAACCCCCTCCAGTAGTCCGGCCTCCACTGCCACCCATCGTCAAACGCCCACCCCATGCCAAGCCGCCCCATGTCAAGCCACCCCATCTCAAGCCGCCCCATGTCAAGCCGCCGATGCCTCCTATCGTGAAGCCTCCACCCGTCGTCAAGCCGCCGCCAGTCGTCTTGCCGCCCGTCGTGAAGCCACCACCGGTGGTCAAGCCCCCGCCCGTCGTGAAGCCACCACCCATGGTCAAGCCGCCGCCCGTCGTGAAGCCACCACCCGTGGTCAAGCCCCCGCCCGTCGTCAAGCCGCCGCCAGTCGTCTTGCCGCCTGTCGTGAAGCCACCACCCATGGTCAAGCCACCACCCGTGGTCAAGCCGCCACCCGTCGTGAAGCCGCCACCCGTCGTGAAGCCACCACCCGTGGTCAAGCCCCCGCCCGTCGTGAAGCCACCACCCGTGGTCAAGCCCCCGCCCGTCGTGAAGCCACCACCCGTCGTCATGCCGCCTGTCGTGAAGCCACCACCCGTGGTCAAGCCCCCGCCCGTCGTCACGCCGCCGGTGCCACCTGTCGTGAAGCCGCCACCCGTCGTCACGCCGCCGGTGCCGCCCGTCGTGACGCCACCACCTGTGGTCAGCCGGCCACCGAAAGGCAAGGTGCCGTGCCCACCGCCACCGCCGTCGCCGACGCCGCCGGCGACGAAGACGTGCCCAGTGGACACGCTGAAGCTGGGGGCGTGCGTGGACTTGCTAGGGGGTTTGGTGCACGTTGGCATCGGGAAGAAGGCCAAGGCGACGTGCTGCCCGCTGCTTGAAGGGCTGGCGGATCTGGACGCAGCCCTCTGTCTGTGCACGACCATCAGAGCCAAGCTTCTCAACATCAACATCGTGCTGCCGATTGCGTTGGAGCTGATGATTGGGTGTGGGAAGCACCCGCCATCCGGTTATCAGTGTCCTGCACCTGCCTAA